A window of the Brassica napus cultivar Da-Ae chromosome A2, Da-Ae, whole genome shotgun sequence genome harbors these coding sequences:
- the LOC125581608 gene encoding uncharacterized protein LOC125581608, whose translation MYKTHLLSLSSCTLNLNLPLSPFLVSQRQPLSLHKRNLPSLFSVSATSDNISADKKGSGTTARGRRLLKVREEKRKRDYDRLHDYPSWAKVLESACKDDEELRAVLGDSIGNPELMRKKVEERVRKKGKDFQKQKSGSVLSFKVSFRDFNPVDSFIWFELYGPPADRDVDLIGSVIQAWYVMGRLGAFNTSNLQLANSSMEYDPLYDAEKGFKVMPSSFHDISDVEFQDNWGRVWVDLGTSDIFALDVLLNSLTVVSSEYLGIQQVVFGGKRMGDWEEGMTNPDFGYKYFKI comes from the exons ATGTACAAAACTCATCTCTTATCCCTCTCCTCATGCACACTTAATCTAAACCTTCCTCTCTCTCCCTTCCTTGTCTCTCAGAGACAACCACTGTCTCTCCACAAGCGCAATCTTCCCTCTCTGTTCTCTGTTTCCGCTACTTCCGACAACATTTCTGCTGACAAGAAAGGGTCTGGAACGACGGCGAGAGGAAGGAGATTACTCAAAgttagagaagagaagagaaaacgCGACTACGACCGTCTCCACGATTACCCATCTTGGGCAAA GGTGCTGGAGAGTGCTTGTAAAGATGATGAAGAGCTTCGAGCTGTTCTTGGTGATAGTATAGGCAACCCTGAGCTCATGAGAAAGAAG GTTGAAGAAAGGGTAAGGAAGAAGGGAAAAGACTTTCAGAAGCAGAAGAGTGGCTCTGTGCTTTCTTTCAAAGTCAGCTTCAGAGA TTTCAATCCTGTTGACTCCTTCATATGGTTTGAGCTCTATGGACCGCCTGCAGATCGAGATGTTGATCTTATTGGAAGT GTTATACAGGCGTGGTATGTTATGGGACGATTGGGCGCTTTCAATACATCTAATTTGCAG CTAGCAAACTCATCAATGGAATATGATCCTCTCTACGACGCAGAGAAGGGCTTCAAAGTGATGCCTTCATCCTTCCATGACATCAGCGACGTTGAATTTCAGGACAACTGGGGTCGTGTGTG GGTTGATCTTGGTACCTCTGATATTTTCGCCCTTGATGTGCTTCTCAACTCTTTGACAGTTGTGAGTTCAGA GTACTTGGGTATTCAACAAGTAGTATTTGGTGGGAAACGAATGGGAGACTGGGAAGAGGGAATGACAAATCCGGATTTTGGTTACAAGTACTTCAAGATCTGA
- the LOC125581603 gene encoding uncharacterized protein LOC125581603: MSDWGPILVTVILFVMLTPGLLFQLPGRQRYVEFGNFQTSAVSVMVHSLLYFSLVCVFLLALKIHIYIA, encoded by the coding sequence atgtcgGACTGGGGACCGATACTAGTGACGGTGATACTCTTCGTGATGCTCACGCCAGGACTTCTGTTTCAGTTGCCTGGACGACAAAGATACGTTGAGTTTGGTAATTTTCAGACAAGTGCTGTCTCTGTTATGGTCCATTCCCTTCTCTACTTCTCCCTTGTCTGCGTCTTCCTCCTCGCCCTCAAGATTCACATCTACATTGCCTAA
- the LOC106380535 gene encoding KRR1 small subunit processome component homolog — protein MAEVEEKLNHDNQNLDKKVRYRGNHDKPKPWDDDPNIDRWTIEKFDPAWNPTGMLEVSTFSTLFPKYREKYLQDSWPRIESALKQYGVACKLNLVEGSMTVSTTRKTRDPYIVVKARDLIKLLSRSVPAPQAIKILEDEVQCDIIKIGNLVRNKARFVKRRQRLLGPNSSTLKAMEILLDCYILIQGSTVAAMGSFKGLKQVRRVVEECLRNEIHPVYQIKNLMMRKELAKDPALATESWARFLPTFRKKNVQQIKPKSKEKKPYTTLPPEQTPSKVDKQLESGEYFMNDQKKADKKWQEKQEKQSEKSAEKKRKRDASFLPPEEPTQNNNLNKSEESKKDITELTQSLKSKTKELKKQKKTQEKVNAEEYIAVA, from the exons ATGGCGGAGGTGGAGGAGAAGCTCAATCACGATAACCAGAATCTAGATAAAAAAGTCAGGTACAGAGGCAATCACGACAAGCCGAAGCCGTGGGACGACGACCCAAACATCGACCGATGGACAATCGAGAAGTTCGATCCGGCGTGGAACCCCACCGGCATGCTCGAAGTCAGCACCTTCTCCACGCTGTTTCCTAAGTACAGAGAGAAGTATCTTCAGGACTCTTGGCCCAGGATCGAATCAGCTCTCAAGCAATACGGCGTCGCTTGCAAACTCAACCTG GTTGAAGGGTCTATGACTGTTTCGACGACGAGGAAGACGAGAGATCCTTATATCGTTGTTAAAGCTAGGGATTTGATTAAGCTTCTTTCCAGAAGTGTTCCTGCTCCTCAG GCAATAAAGATTCTCGAAGATGAAGTGCAATGTGATATCATCAAGATTGGGAACTTGGTTCGGAACAAG GCAAGATTTGTCAAAAGAAGGCAGCGGCTTCTGGGTCCTAATTCTTCTACCTTGAAG GCGATGGAAATATTATTAGACTGTTACATTCTAATTCAG GGAAGTACTGTAGCCGCAATGGGTTCTTTTAAAGGTCTAAAACAAGTTCGAAGAGTTGTGGAAGAGTGCCTACGTAATGAGATTCATCCGGTATATCAGATAAAG AATCTCATGATGAGAAAGGAACTGGCAAAGGATCCAGCGCTTGCAACTGAAAGCTGGGCTAGGTTTCTTCCTACTTTCAGGAA GAAGAATGTTCAGCAAATCAAGCCCAAAAGCAAGGAGAAGAAGCCATATACAACATTACCTCCTGAACAGACGCCTAGCAAG GTTGATAAGCAGTTGGAGTCTGGGGAATACTTCATGAATGACCAAAAGAAGGCAGATAAGAAGTGGCAGGAGAAGCAAGAGAAACAGTCGGAGAAGAGTgcagagaagaaaagaaagagagatgcCTCGTTCCTCCCACCTGAG GAACCTACTCAGAACAACAACTTAAACAAATCTGAGGAGAGCAAGAAAGATATAACCGAGTTAACACAATCCTTAAAG AGCAAGACAAAGGAgttgaagaagcagaagaagacaCAAGAAAAAGTGAATGCAGAGGAGTATATTGCTGTTGCATGA
- the LOC125581607 gene encoding lipoyl synthase, chloroplastic-like — translation MIHHCSITKPAFSVSISTRKQLRSTSFFNFGIRCGSGDVSSPSSKRTNAVSLSSEKDDSSLKKNLMESGVRKSESYPGGMPKMGPFTGRDPNVKKPEWLRQKAPQGERFQEVKESLTRLKLNTVCEEAQCPNIGECWNGGGDGIATATIMVLGDTCTRGCRFCAVKTSRNPAPPDPMEPENTAKAITSWGVDYIVITSVDRDDLPDGGSGHFAQTVKAMKRLKADIMIECLTSDFRGDLEAVDSLVHSGLDVFAHNIETVKRLQRLVRDPRADYEQSMSVLKHAKISKPGMITKTSIMLGLGETDEELKVAMADLRAIDVDILTLGQYLQPTPLHLTVKEYVTPEKFDFWKTYGESIGFRYVASGPLVRSSYRAGELFVKTMVKESYAKSMS, via the exons ATGATTCATCACTGCTCCATAACGAAACCTGCTTTCTCAGTCTCGATCTCGACCCGCAAGCAACTTCGTTCCACCAGCTTCTTCAATTTCGGCATCCGATGCGGATCCGGGGATGTATCGTCGCCGTCGTCGAAGCGGACCAATGCGGTGTCGTTGTCGTCGGAGAAGGATGATTCGTCATTGAAGAAGAATCTGATGGAGTCTGGAGTGAGAAAGAGCGAATCTTACCCAGGAGGGATGCCAAAGATGGGACCTTTCACGGGGAGAGATCCGAATGTGAAGAAGCCTGAGTGGTTGAGACAGAAGGCGCCACAGGGGGAGAGGTTTCAGGAGGTGAAGGAGTCGTTGACTCGTCTCAAGCTCAACACTGTTTGTGAGGAAGCTCAGTGTCCTAATATAGGCGAG TGTTGGAATGGAGGTGGGGATGGTATAGCAACTGCGACGATCATGGTTCTTGGTGATACTTGTACACGTGGCTGTAGGTTTTGTGCGGTTAAAACGAGTAGAAACCCTGCTCCTCCTGATCCAATGGAACCGGAGAACACTGCCAAGGCCATTACCAGCTGGGG TGTAGACTACATAGTTATCACCAGCGTAGACCGTGACGATTTACCTGATGGTGGAAGTGGACATTTTGCACAGACTGTTAAAGCTATGAAG AGACTTAAAGCGGATATAATGATAGAGTGCTTAACTTCTGATTTCCGTGGAGACTTGGAGGCTGTTGACTCTCTTGTTCACTCGGGATTGGACGTCTTTGCTCACAATATAGAGACTGTGAAAAGGCTCCAGCGACTTGTGAGGGATCCCAGGGCTGA TTATGAGCAGAGCATGTCGGTTTTGAAACACGCAAAAATCAGCAAGCCTGGAATGATCACAAAGACTTCCATAATGCTCGGTCTTGGAGAAACAGACGAAGAGTTGAAAGTAGCAATGGCTGATCTAAGAGCGATAGATGTTGACATCCTAACACTTGGTCAGTATCTACAG CCAACTCCACTGCATTTGACAGTGAAAGAATATGTGACGCCTGAGAAGTTTGATTTCTGGAAAACATACGGAGAATCAATCGGATTTCGCTATGTAGCAAGTGGACCACTG GTGAGATCTTCATACAGAGCAGGAGAGCTTTTTGTCAAGACAATGGTGAAAGAAAGCTACGCTAAATCCATGTCTTAG
- the LOC106396847 gene encoding alpha-galactosidase 1 codes for MGRRERSEMVNMSILMMMMSSTLMTTVYSSRPVQRASDDSEILRRHLLANGLGVTPPMGWNSWNHFNCNINETVIKETADALVTTGLSRLGYNYVNIDDCWAELSRDKKGKLVPKKSTFPSGIKALADYVHSKGLKLGIYSDAGYLTCSKTMPGSLGYEEKDAKTFAEWGIDYLKYDNCNTDGTRPTVRYPVMTRALMKSGRPIFHSLCEWGDMHPALWGAPLGNSWRTTNDINDSWLSMISIADMNEIYAEHARPGGWNDPDMLEVGNGGMTKDEYIVHFSIWAISKAPLLLGCDIRNMTKETMEIVANKEVIALNQDPHGVQAKKARMEGDIQVWAGPLSGYRVALLLLNRGPKRSDITAFWDDIEIPPNSIVEARDLWEHKTLKQKFVGNLTATVDSHACKLYVLKPIA; via the exons AtggggagaagagagagaagtgaGATGGTGAATATGTCAATActtatgatgatgatgtcaTCAACGTTGATGACGACGGTCTACTCTTCTAGACCAGTCCAAAGAGCCAGTGACGACTCTGAGATCTTAAGAAGACATTTGCTCGCTAATGGCCTCGGCGTCACTCCTCCCATGGG GTGGAACAGCTGGAATCATTTCAACTGTAACATAAATGAAACAGTCATCAAAGAAACTG CTGATGCTTTGGTCACCACTGGCCTCTCTAGGCTTGGTTACAACTATGTTAACATCG ATGATTGCTGGGCTGAACTTTCTCGTGACAAAAAG GGAAAACTGGTGCCGAAGAAGTCAACCTTCCCTTCTGGTATCAAAGCACTTGCGGATTATGTTCACAGCAAGGGCCTTAAGCTTGGGATCTACTCTGATGCAGG GTATTTGACATGCAGCAAAACCATGCCTGGCTCTCTAGGCTATGAGGAGAAAGATGCCAAGACATTTGCAGAATGG GGAATAGATTACTTGAAGTATGACAACTGCAACACCGATGGTACGAGACCAACGGTCAGGTATCCAGTTATGACACGCGCTCTGATGAAATCTGGACGTCCCATCTTCCACTCCTTGTGTGAATG GGGGGACATGCATCCAGCTCTGTGGGGAGCTCCACTAGGCAACAGTTGGAGAACTACTAATGACATCAATGATAGTTGGCTTAG TATGATATCAATTGCGGACATGAATGAAATCTACGCTGAGCATGCAAGGCCTGGTGGCTGGAACG ATCCGGATATGCTTGAAGTTGGAAATGGAGGGATGACCAAAGACGAGTACATAGTCCATTTCAGCATATGGGCTATCTCTAAGGCTCCTCTTCTACTTGGGTGTGACATAAGAAACATGACCAAAGAGACTATGGAGATTGTGGCAAACAAGGAGGTCATTGCTTTAAACCAAG ACCCACATGGTGTTCAGGCCAAGAAAGCTAGAATGGAAGGTGATATCCAGGTTTGGGCAGGACCATTGTCAGGTTACAGAGTAGCTTTGCTTTTGTTGAACCGTGGACCAAAACGATCTGACATTACTGCTTTTTGGGATGATATTGAGATCCCTCCAAATAGCATTGTTGAAGCCAGAGATCTATGGGAG CACAAGACACTCAAGCAAAAGTTTGTAGGGAACTTGACGGCAACGGTTGATTCTCATGCGTGCAAGTTGTATGTTCTCAAACCTATTGCCTGA